The DNA window AAGCCTAACACCCGGGTTCCATCAGAGACAATGGCAACATAGTTCCAACGATTTGTTAGTTCGAATGATTTGTCGGGTTCTGCGTGTATTTCTTTGCATGCTGCGGCGACGCCGGGTGTGTACCAGATGGCGAAATCGTCAATACTTCGTACGGCACATTTGGGGATAACTTGCATTTTTCCTTCGTAGAAGCGGTGCATTGGTGGGGAGAGTTGGGCTGGTTTTTTGGCTTTTGCTAAGAGTTCCTCAACGGTTGGTTTTGGTTGAGTTTTTTCTTGTGCCATTTTGGTTTGTCTCCATTTTGATTGTGATTGGGGGAGATAATAAAGGTTGCATTTGTGTTTGTTTGGTTGCTTAGGTAACTAGTTAGCGTCGGATTCTGACTTCAATTAAATCTTAAAAAAGAAAACAGCATAGCTCAAAATGGAGAGATAAGAAGTTGCTCAGTCAAAACGAGAAAAAAACCATAACCGTAAACATAACAGCCCCATACATTGACGGCATAACCACATTAATTGAAGACGGACTCTACACAAGCCAAACAGAAATAGTCAAAGACGCCCTAAGACGCCTGTTTCTACACTATGAAATAAAAATGGTCACTGAACCACAAGAAATAACTGTTTATTCCTCGTCCGCTTTCCCCAAAGCATGAATTGAGCGTTTCTTTTCAGGCGTAACCTTCAAGCCATGATATTCATAAAGAATCCTCAATCCATCCCGTATAGCTTCGTTTCGACTGTTGTAGACGCCCTTCTCGATTAACAAATTTAGCAAGTCAAGATACCTTTTTGTTAGCCGAATTGTGATTCTTTCACGTTTATTATCATCTGACATGTCTACGCTTCCTCGTATTTTAGTTGGTGCAAGGGCAAAGATAAGTCCTTGTCAGACAAACGGGAATATTTTGTACGCCAAGCATTCCAACCTTAAAAAGTATTCCCAAACAAAAAACACAAACAGACCTAAGACTTAAAATTTATCACTACGCCCTTTACATAAGCTAAACTAATATTTCAAAATTACCCTACTCTTTACACCCAATTAACACACGAAACCCGCTTTCTCTTGAAAGAACCGCGCAGTTGCCAAAAGTTTCACAGAAAAGTTGGGGCAGGATTTTGCTACCGATTTTTGAGCGAATAACCATTTGGAAACTGGCGTTTTCTGCCATGACTTTGGGGGCTCCTGTTATTATTGCTTTAACGGTTTCCATGCCAGCGCTCACTGGAGGATTAGACAAAACACAATCAAACAAAGACCCCTCAACAGGCTCATACAAAAAACCACAGTGTACCTGTGCGTTGTGTATGTTGTTGCGTTGCAGGTTTTTTTTGGCAAGTCGAACCGCTCGCCCATTCACATCCGTCATGGTCACATGCAGGTTGGGGTTGAATTTTGCTGCTGAGATGCCAACTGCACCGTAGCCGCAGCCGATG is part of the Candidatus Bathyarchaeota archaeon genome and encodes:
- a CDS encoding ribbon-helix-helix domain-containing protein yields the protein MSDDNKRERITIRLTKRYLDLLNLLIEKGVYNSRNEAIRDGLRILYEYHGLKVTPEKKRSIHALGKADEE
- a CDS encoding methyltransferase, which codes for MNKNTNPPATDHYFSSNPQSEEHFGLIRACLKGQNFEFLTSSSVFSKTKIDMGTALLIESMILPDKGNVLDIGCGYGAVGISAAKFNPNLHVTMTDVNGRAVRLAKKNLQRNNIHNAQVHCGFLYEPVEGSLFDCVLSNPPVSAGMETVKAIITGAPKVMAENASFQMVIRSKIGSKILPQLFCETFGNCAVLSRESGFRVLIGCKE